Proteins encoded by one window of Flavobacterium sp. N502540:
- a CDS encoding DUF6526 family protein: MKIQTYYNHVRFYSPHHFVYYPVLALFLGCSIYFACTTQNTLIWSFISVCFLFLFFLAYMLRQHYALTLQNRIVRLELRYRYLSLTGKRLEEFEYKLTDDQIFALRFAPDNEILPLLEDALKNNLTGDAIKKAIVHWRADYNRV, from the coding sequence ATGAAAATCCAAACTTACTACAATCATGTTCGGTTTTATAGCCCACATCATTTTGTTTATTATCCGGTTTTAGCACTATTCTTAGGCTGCAGTATTTACTTTGCCTGTACTACCCAAAATACACTTATTTGGTCTTTTATAAGTGTTTGTTTTCTATTTCTGTTTTTTCTCGCCTATATGCTGCGCCAGCATTACGCCCTGACGCTTCAAAACCGAATTGTGAGGCTCGAACTTCGTTATCGTTATTTGAGCCTTACCGGAAAAAGGCTTGAAGAATTCGAGTACAAACTAACCGACGATCAGATTTTTGCTTTGAGATTTGCTCCAGATAACGAAATCCTACCGCTTTTGGAAGATGCTCTTAAAAATAACCTTACCGGAGACGCTATAAAAAAAGCCATCGTGCACTGGAGAGCAGATTACAACAGGGTATAA